A region of Malaciobacter marinus DNA encodes the following proteins:
- a CDS encoding response regulator transcription factor — translation MKILLLEDDMILNEIIEEYLLENKYDVKATTNSQEALELIYDNLFDILLLDVNVPYLNGFSLLKKLRKNSIYVPTIFITSKNQADDMQEGFDAGCDDYIKKPFNLDELNLRIKNLKRLYSIDSTFVKIAPNLCYDVSNRIILKDEVKYQLSKMEAKVFEYLYKNKNRAVSIEEIGLNNWVYDDIPIDTTIRTYIKNLRKIVGKETIETIKSIGYKLKTA, via the coding sequence ATGAAAATATTATTACTTGAAGACGATATGATCTTAAATGAGATAATTGAAGAGTATTTACTTGAAAATAAATATGATGTAAAGGCAACTACTAACTCACAAGAGGCTTTAGAGTTAATCTATGATAATCTTTTTGATATTTTACTTTTAGATGTTAATGTCCCTTATCTAAATGGATTTTCCCTTTTAAAAAAATTAAGAAAAAACTCAATATATGTACCCACAATTTTTATTACTTCAAAAAATCAAGCAGATGATATGCAAGAGGGCTTTGATGCTGGTTGTGATGACTATATTAAAAAGCCTTTTAATTTAGATGAGTTAAATTTAAGAATTAAAAACTTAAAAAGACTATATAGTATTGACTCAACTTTTGTAAAAATAGCACCTAATCTTTGTTATGATGTGAGCAATAGAATAATTTTAAAAGATGAGGTGAAGTATCAACTTTCAAAGATGGAAGCAAAAGTATTTGAGTATCTTTATAAAAACAAAAATAGAGCAGTATCAATAGAAGAAATAGGATTAAATAACTGGGTTTATGATGATATACCAATTGATACTACAATTAGAACATATATTAAAAATTTAAGAAAAATTGTGGGAAAAGAGACAATAGAGACTATAAAAAGTATTGGTTATAAATTAAAGACAGCATAA